The Arachis ipaensis cultivar K30076 chromosome B07, Araip1.1, whole genome shotgun sequence genome includes a window with the following:
- the LOC107608056 gene encoding uncharacterized protein LOC107608056: MLIFVIWGQGTSSTVNYDKILANAVTKTNILLVEGYLFELPDTIRAITEACQKARSNGALVAITTSDVSCIERHYDDFWEIIGNHADLIFANSDEARALCNFDAKESSALVTRYLSHFVSLVSVTNGHRGSYISLKGEAVYILPFPCVPVDTCGARDAYACGILYGVLRGISDLKSIGSIAVKVTATVVGQQGTRLRVSDAVKLAESFTFHRSTIGSDIGTDHISSV; the protein is encoded by the exons ATGCTAATATTTGTAATCTGGGGGCAGGGTACATCATCAACTGTTAACTATGACAAAATCTTGGCTAATGCGGTTACCAAGACCAACATACTTCTTGTTGAAGGGTATCTATTTGAACTACCCGATACTATTAGAGCAATAACAGAAGCATGTCAGAAAGCTCGCAGTAATGGTGCCTTAGTTGCGATAACAACCTCAGATGTCTCCTGCATTGAGAGACACTATGATGATTTCTG GGAAATTATTGGGAATCATGCGGATTTAATCTTCGCAAACAGTGATGAGGCCAGAGCGCTCTGCAATTTTGACGCAAAGGAAAGCTCTGCTTTGGTTACAAGGTATCTAAGCCATTTTGTTTCGCTAGTATCAGTAACTAACGGTCATAGAGGCTCCTACATCAGTCTAAAGGGTGAAGCCGTATACATTCTCCCATTTCCATGTGTTCCGGTAGATACTTGTGGTGCCCGAGATGCATATGCATGCGGCATACTTTATGGTGTTCTAAGAGGCATATCTGATTTGAAAAGCATAGGTTCAATAGCAGTTAAGGTTACAGCCACTGTTGTAGGTCAACAAGGAACAAGGCTTAGAGTCTCAGATGCAGTGAAATTGGCTGAATCTTTCACATTTCATAGATCTACTATTGGATCAGATATTGGCACTGATCACATTTCTAGTGTCTAA